In Streptomyces sp. NBC_01439, the following are encoded in one genomic region:
- a CDS encoding HPr family phosphocarrier protein has product MAERRVNVGWAEGLHARPASIFVRATTASGVPVTIAKSGGDPVNAASMLAVLGLGAQGGEEIVLASEAEGADAALDRLAKLVAEGLEELPETV; this is encoded by the coding sequence ATGGCAGAGCGCCGCGTCAACGTTGGTTGGGCCGAGGGCCTGCACGCTCGTCCCGCCTCGATCTTCGTCCGTGCGACGACCGCTTCCGGCGTCCCGGTGACCATCGCGAAGTCCGGCGGCGACCCCGTCAACGCCGCCTCCATGCTGGCGGTCCTGGGCCTCGGCGCCCAGGGTGGCGAGGAGATCGTCCTCGCCTCCGAGGCCGAGGGTGCGGACGCCGCGCTCGACCGCCTCGCGAAGCTGGTCGCCGAGGGTCTCGAGGAGCTCCCCGAGACCGTCTGA
- a CDS encoding GntR family transcriptional regulator: MRIPAHAVCTAIRDDIVSGVFEPGGRLTEEVLARRYGVSRVPVREALRTLESEGFVTTRRHAGACVAEPTEQEAADLLELRMLLEPLAAARAARRRTDAHLKVLRGLVRLGQERARRGQGEDLRSLGGWFHETLAQSSGSPGLIALLTQMRHKIAWMYVVEAPARPVESWAEHGAIVDAVARGDAERARALTAVHADRAAGAHRLRRRPAVSTSQPAVNMSSGRH, encoded by the coding sequence TTGCGTATTCCTGCGCACGCGGTATGCACGGCAATCCGCGACGACATCGTCTCCGGGGTGTTCGAGCCGGGCGGCCGGCTGACCGAGGAGGTGCTGGCCCGCCGGTACGGGGTCTCGCGCGTCCCGGTGCGCGAGGCCCTGCGGACCCTGGAGTCCGAGGGGTTCGTGACCACGCGGCGGCACGCGGGGGCCTGTGTGGCGGAGCCGACCGAGCAGGAGGCCGCGGACCTGTTGGAGCTGCGGATGCTCCTGGAGCCGCTCGCCGCCGCGAGGGCCGCCCGCCGGCGCACCGACGCGCACCTCAAGGTGCTGCGCGGGCTGGTCAGGCTGGGGCAGGAGCGGGCCAGGCGGGGCCAGGGCGAGGACCTGCGGTCCCTGGGCGGCTGGTTCCACGAGACGCTCGCACAGTCCTCCGGCAGCCCCGGGCTGATCGCGCTGCTCACGCAGATGCGGCACAAGATCGCGTGGATGTACGTGGTGGAGGCGCCGGCCCGGCCCGTGGAGTCCTGGGCGGAGCACGGGGCGATCGTGGACGCGGTGGCGCGCGGCGACGCCGAACGGGCGCGGGCGCTGACCGCGGTCCACGCCGACCGTGCGGCGGGGGCGCACCGGCTGCGGCGCCGCCCGGCGGTGAGCACTTCGCAACCTGCCGTAAACATGTCGAGCGGCCGACATTAA
- a CDS encoding M23 family metallopeptidase, giving the protein MALGSRPAGTGKHRGSSRLSKKTAGYAGIAAIATTGVVGSLAGPAFAADNHSSTIGQDNGLGAVVVAEDLAGDIADQAESQHRVAEQDAVKAQAEADAKQRAAEAKRLAEAKAKVEREAAERAAREEERKRLNTFVAPVDGSYVSTQYHAGGGMWSSGSHTGIDFHAASGTSVHAVGLGTVVEAGWGGAYGNNVVIKHNDGTYTQYGHMTSLNVSVGQQVTPGQQIGLSGSTGNSSGPHLHFEARTGSQYGSDIDPISYLRSHGVSL; this is encoded by the coding sequence ATGGCGCTTGGCAGTCGTCCCGCTGGTACCGGTAAGCACCGTGGCTCCAGCCGCCTGAGCAAGAAGACCGCCGGTTACGCCGGTATCGCCGCGATCGCCACCACGGGCGTCGTCGGCTCCCTCGCCGGCCCGGCCTTCGCCGCGGACAACCACAGCAGCACCATCGGCCAGGACAACGGCCTGGGTGCCGTGGTCGTCGCCGAGGACCTCGCGGGCGACATAGCCGACCAGGCCGAGTCCCAGCACCGCGTCGCCGAGCAGGACGCCGTCAAGGCGCAGGCCGAGGCCGACGCGAAGCAGCGGGCCGCGGAGGCCAAGCGCCTCGCCGAGGCCAAGGCGAAGGTCGAGCGCGAGGCCGCCGAGCGCGCCGCCCGCGAGGAGGAGCGCAAGCGCCTCAACACCTTCGTCGCCCCGGTGGACGGCTCGTACGTCAGCACGCAGTACCACGCGGGCGGCGGCATGTGGTCCTCCGGCTCCCACACCGGCATCGACTTCCACGCCGCCTCCGGCACCTCGGTCCACGCGGTGGGCCTCGGTACCGTCGTCGAGGCCGGCTGGGGCGGCGCGTACGGCAACAACGTCGTCATCAAGCACAACGACGGCACCTACACCCAGTACGGGCACATGACCTCGCTGAACGTCTCCGTCGGCCAGCAGGTCACCCCGGGCCAGCAGATCGGCCTGTCGGGCTCCACCGGCAACTCCAGCGGCCCGCACCTGCACTTCGAGGCCCGCACGGGTTCGCAGTACGGCTCGGACATCGACCCGATTTCGTACCTGCGCTCGCACGGCGTCAGCCTCTGA
- a CDS encoding M16 family metallopeptidase encodes MTFHPRPRAGEPQPWAFPAPDRGQLSNGLTLLRCHRPGQQVVAVEVNLAAPLDAEPEGLDGVATIMARAFSEGTDKHSAEEFAAELERCGATLDAHADHPGLRVSLEVPASRLPKALGLLAEALRAPAFADAEVDRLVRNRLDEIPHELANPQRRAAQQLSKELFPATLRMSRPRQGTEETVARIDSAAVRAFYEAHVRPATATAVVVGDLTGIDLDAVLADTLGTWTGNTAAALPVPPVTADDTGRVVIVDRPGAVQTQLLIGRIGADRHDRVWAAQALGTYCLGGTLTSRLDKVLREEKGYTYGVRAFGQVLRSTADGKGASMLAISGSVDTPNTGPALEDLWKVLRTLAEGGLTDAERDVAVQNLVGVAPLKFETAASVAGTLADQVEQELPDDYQAQLYAQLAATGTVEATTAVVQAFPADRLVTVLVGDAALIEEPVRALGIGEVTVVSN; translated from the coding sequence ATGACCTTCCACCCGCGCCCGCGGGCCGGCGAACCGCAGCCGTGGGCCTTTCCGGCCCCCGACCGCGGACAGCTGTCCAACGGGCTGACCCTGCTGCGCTGCCACCGGCCGGGCCAGCAGGTCGTCGCGGTCGAGGTCAACCTCGCCGCCCCGCTCGACGCCGAGCCCGAGGGCCTGGACGGCGTGGCGACCATCATGGCGCGGGCCTTCTCCGAGGGCACCGACAAGCACTCCGCCGAGGAGTTCGCGGCCGAGCTGGAGCGCTGCGGCGCCACCCTGGACGCGCACGCCGACCACCCCGGCCTGCGGGTCTCGCTGGAGGTCCCGGCCTCCCGGCTGCCCAAGGCACTGGGCCTGCTCGCCGAGGCGCTGCGCGCCCCCGCCTTCGCCGACGCCGAGGTCGACCGGCTGGTGCGCAACCGGCTCGACGAGATCCCGCACGAGCTGGCCAACCCGCAGCGCCGCGCCGCCCAGCAGCTCTCCAAGGAGCTCTTCCCGGCCACCCTGCGGATGTCCCGGCCGCGCCAGGGCACCGAGGAGACGGTCGCCCGGATCGACTCCGCCGCCGTGCGCGCCTTCTACGAGGCCCACGTGCGCCCCGCCACCGCCACCGCGGTGGTCGTCGGCGACCTGACCGGCATCGACCTGGACGCCGTGCTGGCGGACACCCTGGGCACCTGGACGGGCAACACGGCCGCCGCCCTCCCGGTGCCGCCGGTGACCGCCGACGACACCGGCCGCGTGGTCATCGTCGACCGGCCCGGCGCGGTCCAGACGCAGCTGCTGATCGGCCGGATCGGGGCGGACCGCCACGACCGGGTGTGGGCGGCCCAGGCGCTGGGCACGTACTGCTTGGGCGGCACCCTCACCTCGCGCCTGGACAAGGTGCTGCGCGAGGAGAAGGGGTACACCTACGGCGTGCGCGCCTTCGGCCAGGTGCTGCGCTCCACCGCGGACGGCAAGGGCGCCTCGATGCTCGCCATCAGCGGCTCGGTGGACACCCCGAACACGGGACCGGCGCTGGAGGACCTCTGGAAGGTGCTGCGCACCCTCGCGGAGGGCGGTCTGACCGACGCCGAACGCGATGTCGCCGTGCAGAACCTGGTGGGCGTGGCCCCGCTGAAGTTCGAGACGGCGGCCTCGGTCGCAGGCACCCTCGCCGATCAGGTCGAGCAAGAACTGCCGGACGACTACCAGGCGCAGTTGTACGCCCAGCTCGCCGCGACGGGCACGGTGGAGGCGACCACGGCGGTCGTCCAGGCCTTCCCCGCGGACCGGTTGGTCACCGTCCTGGTGGGCGACGCGGCGCTGATCGAGGAGCCCGTGCGGGCCCTGGGGATCGGAGAGGTCACGGTCGTCTCCAACTGA
- a CDS encoding M16 family metallopeptidase: MGHTATAQAGSGGLTATEHRLANGLRVVLSEDHLTPVAAVCLWYDVGSRHEVKGRTGLAHLFEHLMFQGSASVPGNGHFELVQGAGGSLNGTTSFERTNYFETMPTHQLELALWLEADRMGSLLAALDDESMENQRDVVKNERRQRYDNVPYGTAFEKLTALAYPEGHPYHHTPIGSMADLDAASLEDARTFFRTYYAPNNAVLSVVGDIDPEQTLAWVEKYFGTIPAHDGKQPPRDGSLPDVIGEQLREEIVEEVPARALMAAYRLPHDGTRECDAADVALTILGGGESSLLHNRLVRRDQSAVAAGFGMLRLAGAPSLGWLDVKTSSGVEIPAIEAAVDEELARFAAEGPTAEEMERAQAQLEREWLDRLSTVAGRADELCRFAVLFGDPQLALTAVQRVLDVTAEEVQAVAAARLRPDNRAVLVYEPLAADESDQHDESDDSDENEGAEQ, translated from the coding sequence ATGGGTCACACGGCCACAGCCCAGGCCGGCTCCGGCGGCCTGACAGCGACCGAGCACCGGCTGGCCAACGGCCTTCGCGTGGTGCTGTCCGAGGACCACCTGACCCCGGTCGCCGCGGTCTGCCTCTGGTACGACGTCGGCTCGCGCCACGAAGTCAAGGGACGCACCGGCCTGGCTCACCTCTTCGAGCACCTGATGTTCCAGGGATCGGCGAGCGTACCCGGCAACGGGCACTTCGAACTGGTCCAGGGCGCCGGCGGTTCCCTCAACGGCACCACCAGCTTCGAGCGCACCAACTACTTCGAGACGATGCCGACCCACCAGCTGGAGCTCGCGCTCTGGCTGGAGGCGGACCGGATGGGGTCGCTGCTGGCCGCCCTGGACGACGAGTCCATGGAGAACCAGCGCGATGTCGTCAAGAACGAGCGCCGTCAGCGGTACGACAACGTTCCCTACGGCACGGCGTTCGAGAAGCTCACCGCCCTGGCGTACCCCGAGGGCCACCCGTACCACCACACCCCGATCGGCTCCATGGCCGACCTGGACGCCGCCTCCCTGGAGGACGCGCGCACCTTCTTCCGCACGTACTACGCGCCGAACAACGCGGTGCTCTCGGTCGTCGGGGACATCGACCCCGAGCAGACGCTCGCCTGGGTCGAGAAGTACTTCGGCACCATCCCCGCGCACGACGGCAAGCAGCCGCCCCGCGACGGATCGCTGCCCGACGTCATCGGGGAGCAGCTGCGCGAGGAGATCGTCGAGGAGGTCCCGGCGCGTGCGCTGATGGCCGCCTACCGGCTGCCGCACGACGGCACCCGCGAGTGCGACGCCGCGGACGTGGCGCTGACCATCCTGGGCGGCGGCGAGTCCTCGCTGCTGCACAACCGGCTGGTGCGCCGCGACCAGAGCGCCGTCGCGGCCGGCTTCGGCATGCTGCGCCTGGCCGGGGCCCCCTCGCTGGGCTGGCTGGACGTCAAGACCTCCAGCGGGGTCGAGATCCCCGCCATCGAGGCGGCCGTGGACGAGGAGCTCGCGCGGTTCGCCGCCGAGGGCCCGACGGCCGAGGAGATGGAGCGCGCCCAGGCACAGCTGGAGCGCGAGTGGCTGGACCGGCTGAGCACGGTGGCCGGCCGCGCCGACGAACTGTGCCGTTTCGCGGTGCTGTTCGGCGACCCGCAGCTGGCGCTGACCGCCGTCCAGCGCGTCCTCGACGTCACCGCCGAGGAGGTACAGGCCGTGGCCGCGGCCCGACTGCGCCCGGACAACCGCGCGGTGCTCGTCTACGAGCCGCTCGCGGCCGACGAGTCCGACCAGCACGACGAGTCCGACGACTCCGACGAGAACGAAGGGGCGGAGCAGTGA
- a CDS encoding DNA gyrase/topoisomerase IV subunit A has product MARRSTKTPPPEDFEEKILDIDVVDEMQGSFLEYAYSVIYSRALPDARDGMKPVHRRIVYQMNEMGLRPDRGYVKCARVVGEVMGKLHPHGDASIYDALVRMAQPFSMRLPLVDGHGNFGSLGNDDPPAAMRYTECKMADATSLMTESIDEDTVDFTANYDGQEREPVALPAAYPNLLVNGASGIAVGMATNMPPHNLGEVIAAARHLIRYPQADLEALMRFVPGPDLPTGGRIVGLSGIKDAYEKGRGTFKIRATVAVEDVTARRKGLVVTELPFTVGPEKVIAKIKDLVGSKKLQGIADVKDLTDRSHGLRLVIEIKNGFHPEAVLEQLYKLTPMEESFGINNVALVDGQPLTLGLKELLEVYLDHRFEVVRRRSEFRRTKRRDRLHLVEGLLVALLDIDEVIRLIRDSDNSAQAKSRLMERFSLSEIQTQYILDTPLRRLTRFDRIELESERDRLTGEIDELTGILESDSELRKLVSAELAAVAKKFGTERRTVLLESAGTAVAAVPLEVADDPCRVLLSSTGLLARTANGEALPEEEGGARAKHDLIVSQVAATARADVGAVTSYGRLLRLSVIDLPQLPDTHAAPNLAGGAPVSEFLSGLEADEKVICLTSLDESSQGLALGTEQGVVKRVVPDYPANKDELEVITLKDGDRIVGAVELRTGEEDLVFITDDAQLLRYPAGQVRPQGRPAGGMAGIKLADGAKVIHFSAVDPARDAVVFTVAGSQGTLDGSVLSGKLTPFDQYPRKGRATGGVRCQRFLKGEDVLVLAWAGGSPVRAAAANGTPAELPIVDPRRDGSGAALPSTVAALAGAAL; this is encoded by the coding sequence ATGGCCCGCCGCAGCACGAAGACCCCGCCGCCGGAGGATTTCGAGGAGAAGATCCTCGACATCGACGTCGTCGACGAAATGCAGGGCTCCTTCCTCGAGTACGCGTACTCGGTGATCTACTCCCGTGCCCTGCCCGACGCCCGGGACGGCATGAAGCCGGTGCACCGGCGCATCGTGTACCAGATGAACGAGATGGGCCTGCGCCCCGACCGCGGCTACGTGAAGTGCGCCCGTGTCGTCGGCGAGGTCATGGGCAAGCTCCACCCGCACGGTGACGCGTCGATCTACGACGCCCTCGTGCGCATGGCCCAGCCCTTCTCCATGCGGCTGCCGCTGGTCGACGGCCACGGCAACTTCGGCTCGCTCGGCAACGACGACCCGCCGGCCGCGATGCGTTACACCGAGTGCAAGATGGCCGACGCCACCTCGCTGATGACGGAGTCGATCGACGAGGACACCGTCGACTTCACCGCCAACTACGACGGCCAGGAGCGGGAGCCGGTCGCCCTGCCCGCCGCGTACCCGAACCTGCTGGTCAACGGCGCGTCCGGGATCGCGGTCGGCATGGCCACCAACATGCCCCCGCACAACCTCGGCGAGGTCATCGCGGCCGCCCGCCACCTGATCCGGTACCCGCAGGCGGACCTCGAGGCGCTGATGCGCTTCGTACCGGGTCCCGATCTGCCCACCGGCGGCCGGATCGTCGGGCTCTCGGGCATCAAGGACGCCTACGAGAAGGGCCGCGGCACCTTCAAGATCCGTGCGACGGTGGCCGTGGAGGACGTGACGGCGCGCCGCAAGGGCCTGGTCGTCACCGAACTGCCCTTCACGGTCGGCCCCGAGAAGGTCATCGCGAAGATCAAGGACCTGGTCGGCTCGAAGAAGCTCCAGGGCATCGCCGACGTCAAGGACCTCACCGACCGCTCGCACGGCCTGCGCCTGGTCATCGAGATCAAGAACGGCTTCCACCCGGAGGCCGTGCTGGAGCAGCTTTACAAGCTGACGCCGATGGAGGAGTCCTTCGGCATCAACAACGTGGCGCTGGTGGACGGGCAGCCCCTGACGCTGGGCCTCAAGGAGCTGCTGGAGGTCTACCTCGACCACCGCTTCGAGGTCGTCCGGCGGCGCAGCGAGTTCCGCCGCACCAAGCGCCGGGACCGGCTGCACCTGGTCGAGGGCCTGCTGGTGGCGCTCCTCGACATCGACGAGGTCATCCGGCTCATCCGGGACAGCGACAACTCCGCGCAGGCCAAGTCCCGGCTGATGGAGCGGTTCTCGCTGAGCGAGATCCAGACCCAGTACATCCTGGACACGCCGCTGCGCCGACTCACCCGGTTCGACCGGATCGAGCTGGAGTCCGAGCGCGACCGGCTGACGGGCGAGATCGACGAGCTGACCGGGATCCTGGAGTCGGACAGCGAGCTGCGCAAGCTGGTCTCCGCGGAACTGGCCGCGGTCGCGAAGAAGTTCGGCACCGAGCGCCGTACGGTGCTGCTGGAGTCCGCGGGCACCGCGGTGGCGGCCGTTCCGCTCGAGGTCGCGGACGACCCGTGCCGGGTGCTGCTGTCCTCCACGGGCCTGCTGGCCCGCACGGCGAACGGCGAGGCGCTGCCGGAGGAGGAGGGCGGCGCCCGCGCCAAGCACGACCTGATCGTCTCGCAGGTCGCCGCGACCGCCCGGGCCGATGTCGGCGCGGTCACCTCGTACGGGCGTCTGCTGCGGCTGTCGGTGATCGACCTGCCGCAGCTGCCGGACACGCACGCCGCGCCGAACCTGGCGGGCGGCGCCCCGGTCTCGGAGTTCCTCTCCGGGCTGGAGGCGGACGAGAAGGTGATCTGCCTGACCTCGCTGGACGAGTCCTCGCAGGGCCTCGCGCTGGGCACCGAACAGGGCGTGGTCAAGCGCGTCGTGCCGGACTACCCGGCGAACAAGGACGAGCTGGAGGTCATCACCCTCAAGGACGGCGACCGGATCGTCGGCGCGGTCGAGCTGCGCACGGGTGAGGAGGATCTGGTCTTCATCACCGACGACGCCCAGCTGCTGCGCTACCCGGCGGGCCAGGTCCGCCCGCAGGGCCGTCCGGCGGGCGGTATGGCGGGCATCAAGCTCGCCGACGGCGCCAAGGTGATCCACTTCTCCGCCGTGGATCCGGCGCGGGACGCGGTGGTCTTCACGGTGGCGGGCTCGCAGGGGACCCTGGACGGCTCGGTGCTGTCCGGGAAGCTGACCCCCTTCGACCAGTACCCGCGCAAGGGCCGGGCCACGGGCGGCGTGCGCTGCCAGCGGTTCCTGAAGGGCGAGGACGTACTGGTCCTGGCCTGGGCGGGCGGTTCCCCCGTCCGCGCCGCGGCGGCGAACGGCACTCCGGCCGAGCTGCCGATCGTGGACCCGCGCCGGGACGGCTCCGGGGCGGCGCTGCCGTCGACGGTCGCGGCGTTGGCGGGAGCCGCGCTGTAG
- a CDS encoding restriction endonuclease → MSRRAGSGLIGNWAEAQRRQQQTQLVQQREAERRQRAHERDANRSHRQYREAEALRRTAQLDAEVEALKGLLVAGCRTPAFRISALARPDRLQPFDPGALAHPVPMPRIEDFQQRSSGWTLGSNHRAQAEREAHARYTQAWQAANAAEAQRQQQLAAYRQQYDRWAAEQIAGVRAHNGGLTELAEALRAGDAEAAVEYFSAALYASTAWPEGLPRQVAAAYDPAARQLVLDWELPGYAVVPEARAVQYLPSTDQDKVKPRPVTERRALYRDLLAQCVLLVVRELYAADEFGALDSVVVNGFVDCHDPVTGQEARFVLATVPAARSAFSGLRLEQVSAVDCLVAGLGGLLSTRPDQLTAVRPGRRPDEVGGGVVSHGGHAGDGDDDEPDLFAMDPIAFENLVAELFRAMGMEAVTTQRSGDGGVDVEAVDPAPIRGGRIVVQVKRYRNTVPPTAVRDLYGTVQDKGANKGVLVTTAAFGPGSYTFANGKPLELVPGADLVELLHQYGLRGRLGSGATPPARRAAEPAPPAEHNVLGMSWSGSVALDVCALVCTGNRVLSEEHFVFFNNPRTPDGSVRARAHAAPDKAALEVSFDALPPQADRLVLVAAIDPEVDPRADLAGFTDAHIRLLSAGGEELGRLDVSDGRAGETALVLGSFRHRSNGDWDFVIGGKGYRGGLEALLGEFGVEVA, encoded by the coding sequence ATGAGCCGTCGAGCGGGCAGCGGACTGATCGGGAACTGGGCGGAGGCCCAGCGCCGGCAGCAACAGACGCAGCTGGTCCAGCAACGGGAGGCGGAGCGCCGGCAGCGGGCCCACGAACGGGACGCGAACCGGAGCCACAGGCAGTACCGCGAGGCCGAGGCCCTACGGCGTACCGCACAGCTCGACGCCGAGGTCGAAGCCCTCAAGGGCCTGTTGGTCGCGGGCTGCCGGACACCGGCGTTCCGGATTTCCGCCCTGGCCCGGCCCGACCGGCTGCAGCCCTTCGACCCCGGGGCCCTGGCGCACCCGGTGCCGATGCCCCGCATCGAGGACTTCCAGCAGCGGAGCAGCGGCTGGACGCTCGGCTCGAACCACCGGGCGCAGGCGGAGCGGGAGGCGCACGCCCGCTACACCCAGGCCTGGCAGGCCGCGAACGCCGCGGAGGCGCAGCGCCAGCAGCAACTGGCCGCGTACCGGCAGCAGTACGACCGGTGGGCGGCGGAGCAGATCGCCGGCGTACGGGCGCACAACGGCGGGCTCACGGAGCTGGCGGAGGCGCTGCGCGCGGGTGATGCCGAGGCGGCGGTGGAGTACTTCTCGGCGGCCCTGTACGCCTCGACCGCCTGGCCCGAGGGGCTGCCGAGGCAGGTGGCGGCCGCGTACGATCCGGCCGCGCGCCAGCTGGTGTTGGACTGGGAGCTGCCCGGGTACGCGGTGGTACCGGAGGCCCGGGCGGTGCAGTACCTGCCGAGCACGGACCAGGACAAGGTGAAGCCCCGCCCGGTCACGGAACGACGGGCGCTGTACCGGGACCTGCTGGCCCAGTGCGTGCTGTTGGTGGTGCGCGAGCTGTACGCGGCGGACGAATTCGGCGCACTGGACTCGGTCGTGGTCAACGGCTTCGTGGACTGCCACGATCCGGTGACGGGCCAGGAGGCGCGGTTCGTGCTCGCCACCGTGCCGGCGGCGCGCAGCGCCTTCTCCGGACTGCGGCTGGAACAGGTCAGTGCGGTGGACTGTCTGGTCGCGGGGCTGGGCGGGCTGCTGTCGACGCGGCCCGACCAGCTGACGGCGGTGCGCCCCGGGCGCCGGCCCGACGAGGTCGGCGGGGGTGTCGTCAGCCACGGCGGGCACGCGGGCGACGGGGACGATGACGAGCCGGATCTCTTCGCGATGGACCCGATCGCCTTCGAGAACCTGGTCGCCGAGCTGTTCCGGGCGATGGGCATGGAGGCGGTGACCACGCAACGGTCGGGAGACGGCGGGGTCGACGTGGAGGCGGTGGACCCGGCGCCGATCCGGGGCGGTCGGATCGTCGTGCAGGTCAAGCGCTACCGCAACACGGTGCCGCCGACGGCCGTGCGTGATCTGTACGGCACGGTCCAGGACAAGGGGGCGAACAAGGGGGTGCTGGTCACCACCGCGGCCTTCGGCCCCGGGTCGTACACCTTTGCCAACGGCAAGCCGCTGGAGTTGGTTCCCGGGGCGGACCTGGTCGAGCTGCTCCACCAGTACGGCCTGCGCGGCCGGCTCGGCAGCGGCGCCACGCCACCGGCCCGGCGGGCGGCAGAACCGGCTCCCCCGGCCGAGCACAACGTGCTCGGCATGTCCTGGTCGGGTTCGGTGGCCCTCGACGTGTGCGCGCTCGTCTGCACGGGCAACCGGGTGCTGAGCGAGGAACACTTCGTCTTCTTCAACAACCCGCGGACCCCGGACGGTTCGGTACGGGCCCGCGCGCACGCTGCGCCCGACAAGGCAGCGCTGGAGGTCTCCTTCGACGCCCTGCCCCCGCAAGCAGACCGGCTGGTCCTCGTGGCCGCGATCGATCCGGAGGTCGATCCCCGCGCCGACCTCGCCGGCTTCACCGACGCCCACATCCGGCTGCTGTCCGCGGGCGGCGAAGAACTGGGCCGGCTCGACGTCTCCGACGGGCGCGCCGGCGAAACGGCCCTGGTCCTCGGTTCGTTCCGGCACCGCTCCAACGGCGACTGGGACTTCGTGATCGGCGGCAAGGGCTACCGGGGAGGCCTGGAGGCCCTGTTGGGCGAGTTCGGGGTCGAGGTCGCCTAG
- a CDS encoding maleylpyruvate isomerase family mycothiol-dependent enzyme, producing MHNTLEFPEVLRLIEDRSAAFRASIASAPDLDVQVPTCPDWTLRELAQHLGDGRRRQAAIVAAGPGAEPPARTDPKGAPTAPRDREALDAWLAESTELMLDAMREAGPDRGCWTWWGRSQAPENSGALARHQIQEFAVHTYDVQLTQGAAQPLPTDVAVEGVDEFLTTVAATTVPWPFKPATIDLHTTEGPSWRLTLNADGVRCDDLAADAEPGDMAMRGAASELVLYFYARIPLDGLETTGDTEPMEQLADWDPNA from the coding sequence GTGCACAACACTTTAGAGTTTCCCGAGGTCCTGCGGCTGATCGAAGACCGCTCGGCCGCGTTCCGCGCCTCGATCGCGTCCGCCCCCGACCTTGACGTCCAGGTCCCGACCTGCCCGGACTGGACGCTGCGCGAACTGGCGCAGCACCTCGGCGACGGCCGCCGCCGTCAGGCCGCCATCGTCGCGGCGGGCCCGGGCGCCGAGCCCCCGGCGAGGACGGACCCGAAGGGCGCCCCGACCGCGCCCCGCGACCGCGAAGCCCTGGACGCCTGGCTCGCCGAGTCGACCGAGCTCATGCTCGACGCGATGCGCGAGGCCGGCCCGGACCGCGGCTGCTGGACCTGGTGGGGCCGCTCGCAGGCCCCGGAGAACAGCGGGGCGTTGGCGAGGCACCAGATCCAGGAGTTCGCCGTCCACACCTACGACGTCCAGCTCACCCAGGGGGCAGCACAGCCGCTGCCGACGGATGTCGCGGTCGAGGGCGTCGACGAGTTCCTGACGACCGTCGCGGCGACGACCGTCCCCTGGCCGTTCAAGCCGGCGACCATCGACCTGCACACGACCGAGGGCCCCTCCTGGCGCCTGACCCTCAACGCCGACGGCGTCCGCTGCGACGACCTCGCCGCCGACGCGGAGCCGGGTGACATGGCGATGCGAGGCGCAGCGAGCGAACTGGTCCTCTACTTCTACGCGCGCATCCCGCTCGACGGCCTGGAGACCACCGGCGACACCGAGCCGATGGAGCAGCTCGCGGACTGGGACCCGAACGCGTAG